From Rutidosis leptorrhynchoides isolate AG116_Rl617_1_P2 chromosome 3, CSIRO_AGI_Rlap_v1, whole genome shotgun sequence, a single genomic window includes:
- the LOC139902843 gene encoding phosphatidylinositol/phosphatidylcholine transfer protein SFH3-like → MSESGPERPVRPSLEKIELENTEEEKKVRRNSLKQRAINASNKFRTSFAKKSRRNSKIMSVVVVDEHDEEDLKAVEALRQALIPEDLLPPKHDDYHMLLRFLKARNYDLEKAKKMWSDMIQWRKDYGAETIMEDFDFKEKEEVLQYYPQGHHGVDKDGRPVYIERLGMVDATKLMQATTLERYIKYHVMEFERTFSDKFPACSIAAKTHIDQSTTILDVNGVGLKSMNKSARELIQSLQNIDGNNYPETLCRMYIINAGSGFRLLWNTVKSFLDPKTTSKINVLGNKFQSKLLEIIDASELPEFLGGTCTCSGNGGCMRSDKGPWQDPDIMKMVRNGEHKCSSRSDILNEKTISEDPSANKVDAEPSGKQEHVNHQHLTSVREDVSDHKDHTSKSVPSASEPKSHAPATQKVVDAGYAKQVQKVPTPQDYYHVNGAYNAANDGFGNHIFTGMMTFMMGVMTMVRMTKSMPKKHTETSHYASPAYEQRTDPYQLQAPGGISTAEYLSMMKRLGDLEEKVIILTNRPIEMPPEKEEMLNNALHRIESLEIQLSATKKSLEETRTQQQEFAAYLEKKKKKKKKKNIFGF, encoded by the exons ATGAGTGAGTCCGGACCTGAACGCCCTGTTCGACCCA GTTTGGAAAAAATCGAGTTGGAGAATACAGAGGAAGAAAAGAAAGTGAGGCGTAACTCTCTAAAGCAAAGGGCAATCAATGCGTCAAACAAGTTTAGGACTTCGTTCGCTAAAAAGAGCAGAAGAAACAGTAAAATTAtgtctgttgttgttgttgatgaacaTGATGAAGAGGATTTAAAGGCGGTTGAAGCTTTACGACAAGCTTTGATACCCGAAGACTTATTACCTCCAAAGCATGATGATTATCACATGCTTTTAAG GTTTTTGAAGGCTAGGAACTATGATCTCGAGAAAGCCAAAAAAATGTGGTCTGATATGATCCAATGGAGGAAGGACTATGGCGCCGAAACCATCATGGAG GATTTTGATTTCAAGGAAAAAGAAGAAGTCCTTCAATACTATCCTCAAGGACACCATGGTGTGGACAAGGATGGTAGACCAGTATATATCGAGAGACTCGGTATGGTTGATGCTACAAAGCTAATGCAAGCCACAACCCTCGAGCGTTATATCAAGTACCATGTGATGGAGTTCGAAAGGACCTTTAGTGATAAGTTTCCAGCTTGTTCAATTGCTGCAAAAACACACATAGATCAAAGCACCACCATTCTTGATGTTAATGGAGTG GGTTTGAAAAGCATGAATAAATCGGCTAGGGAGCTTATTCAGTCACTCCAGAACATAGATGGTAACAACTATCCTGAG ACTCTATGCCGAATGTACATCATCAATGCAGGATCTGGCTTTAGGCTTTTGTGGAACACAGTTAAATCCTTCCTTGACCCAAAGACTACATCTAAGATTAAT GTTTTGGGCAACAAATTCCAAAGCAAGCTTTTGGAAATCATTGATGCCAG CGAACTCCCGGAGTTCTTAGGTGGGACCTGCACCTGTTCAGGTAATGGCGGTTGCATGCGGTCTGATAAGGGTCCATGGCAAGATCCAGACATCATGAAG ATGGTCCGCAATGGCGAACACAAATGTTCATCAAGATCCGACATCCTAAATGAGAAAACCATTTCTGAGGATCCATCTGCAAACAAG GTGGATGCAGAACCTTCCGGAAAACAAGAACACGTCAACCATCAACATCTTACGTCAGTTCGCGAAGATGTAAGTGACCATAAGGATCACACAAGCAAAAGCGTTCCAAGCGCAAGTGAACCCAAAAGCCATGCACCTGCAACTCAAAAGGTTGTTGATGCAGGTTATGCTAAACAAGTGCAAAAGGTTCCCACTCCACAAG ATTACTATCATGTCAATGGTGCTTACAACGCAGCTAACGATGGATTTGGTAACCACATTTTTACGGGGATGATGACTTTTATGATGGGAGTTATGACGATGGTGCGTATGACAAAAAGCATGCCTAAAAAGCATACAGAAACCAGCCATTACGCTAGCCCTGCTTACGAACAGAGAACCGACCCGTACCAATTACAAGCGCCAGGTGGCATTTCTACGGCAGAGTATCTGTCTATGATGAAGCGTTTGGGAGACTTGGAAGAAAAAGTCATAATCCTTACAAACAGACCTATCGAGATGCCCCCTGAAAAAGAGGAGATGCTTAATAACGCTTTGCATCGCATCGAGTCTTTAGAGATTCAGCTATCTGCTACCAAGAAG TCTCTTGAGGAAACGCGGACTCAACAACAAGAGTTTGCGGCTTACcttgaaaaaaagaaaaagaaaaagaaaaagaagaacatTTTCGGTTTCTAA